The following coding sequences are from one Odontesthes bonariensis isolate fOdoBon6 chromosome 10, fOdoBon6.hap1, whole genome shotgun sequence window:
- the zhx3b gene encoding zinc fingers and homeoboxes protein 3: MASKRKSSTPCMIPSKIIRPVEEVEQDSPVLLRQSRISGGHRHSLLDPGEPFKAEAGDADMDGAGTYTCKPCNFETHDLNLFLDHVYTGHPDFRADPSFICISCGVSAPKFEGLALHNARVHPSTLNTILHLRKRDRRVVVEQNLVSRGETGKDSEISITKTPIMKMLKGKSEAKRIVVSHPASEELSSDPHSTSAPRETERKETASVTVTHVPTIVHNGTSKVTLPSAIQIVNGSVALPMLKTPITQVVSVAQTRSLHHSAPITASSRVSSASSPSSSKNLPKVMIPLSSIPTYSASMDDSSFLKTSFSKFPYPTKAELCYLTVVTKFPEEQIKIWFTAQRLKQGISWSPEEIEEARRKMFNTIIQTAPATSQNRTQSHQSHAQHTFTVLPASLGATGIPQFLQGSLVSQGGVIVTQPVVANGIQVSSAPVALAVTPKPQAAARPMMQARPAAALMADKGISMVVGTVGSSSAGSNIISRSNSCKSRGGDTSSSSSSQAGAINLSLGSSNHSNAKVSSISGKHGSANADSSDSSHVSAKSTNVGKANDTSVEQSDSKVTTKGKAVNSDSKTGSDGQKSKDTNGTSNPTSTSTEDVDLCARESPTIKVEEASSPASKSSSPSPAAPPGGTLGSRTPVNAFLDPSFYKGKKSQEQLNALKDSFQGSQFPDQEEVDRLIALTGLTVREVRKWFSDRRYHFRNQKGTRSGTGGQNKPSPASGAGSSSSTPVSSAVTGSSSPVDLSESRSNSVAKTAQHSSPNAPLSPSATQTPTSPTTPSRRFPRPPSPDFTAIRYKEREPHQVKALETSFAQNTDPSGEEVDRLRSETKMTRREIHGWFAERRKRVAVEKKKEEAEQVLKDDEEEMEVDGEQRQRDDGSGEPKVNPIKINLKMLKVTEASGKPEGEGLDNVTASPQSSSTPASSLGPNLSSSSKPPQTSTPAPKTSHSPKPTTVRGKKTAEQLHLLKQVYARTQWPSASQYDELISGSGLPRPEVVRWFGDCRYVQKNGQLKWLEEYQNMALEEELKQETTEILQAHLDLHGMLEETQLQELAETSSLTTDLVRHWFSTRANQPESKPAAAHTTGTGPVIPGVAAAELPTTGSSPLEPQPGGGTEEKMEQSVCGVATEAEEANTDSTADTTKGTD, from the exons ATGGCCAGCAAGAGGAAGTCCTCTACGCCTTGTATGATCCCGAGTAAGATTATACGCCCTGTAGAGGAGGTTGAGCAGGACTCTCCTGTTCTCCTCCGTCAGTCCAGGATTTCTGGAGGTCACAGACATAGCCTTCTAGACCCTGGTGAGCCTTTCAAAGCAGAGGCGGGGGATGCCGATATGGACGGTGCAGGCACTTATACATGTAAGCCTTGTAATTTTGAAACTCACGACCTTAACTTGTTCTTGGATCATGTATACACCGGGCATCCAGACTTCCGTGCAGACCCCAGCTTCATTTGCATAAGCTGTGGCGTTTCGGCTCCCAAGTTTGAGGGGCTGGCCCTTCACAATGCCAGGGTTCACCCCAGCACATTGAACACCATTCTGCATCTGAGAAAAAGGGACAGGAGGGTAGTTGTAGAGCAGAATCTAGTGAGCCGGGGAGAGACGGGCAAGGATAGCGAGATTTCCATCACCAAAACCCCAATTATGAAGATGCTAAAGGGCAAATCGGAGGCTAAACGGATTGTGGTGTCTCACCCGGCCTCTGAAGAGCTGTCCTCAGATCCACATTCTACCTCTGCACCAAGAGAGACTGAAAGAAAAGAGACTGCTTCAGTGACAGTCACACATGTCCCTACAATTGTCCACAATGGAACAAGTAAGGTCACACTGCCCTCAGCGATCCAGATAGTGAACGGCTCTGTAGCACTACCGATGTTAAAGACACCCATCACACAG GTGGTTTCTGTAGCTCAAACCAGAAGCCTTCACCACTCTGCACCAATCACAGCCTCCTCACGTGTTTCCTCAGCTTCTTCACCTTCATCCTCAAAAAACCTCCCAAAG GTAATGATTCCTTTGAGCAGCATCCCCACCTACAGTGCCTCCATGGACGACTCCTCCTTCCTGAAGACCTCATTTAGTAAGTTCCCATACCCCACAAAGGCTGAGCTCTGCTACCTGACTGTGGTCACCAAGTTTCCAGAAGAGCAGATCAAGATttggttcacagctcagagacTGAAACAAGGCATTAGCTGGTCTCCTGAGGAGATAGAGGAGGCCAGGAGGAAGATGTTTAACACCATCATTCAGACAGCACCCGCCACCTCACAGAACCGGACCCAGAGTCACCAAAGCCACGCTCAGCACACATTCACAGTCCTGCCTGCCTCATTAGGGGCCACAGGGATCCCTCAGTTTCTTCAGGGATCTCTCGTCAGCCAGGGAGGGGTAATCGTCACACAGCCTGTGGTGGCCAATGGTATCCAGGTTAGCAGTGCTCCTGTAGCCCTGGCTGTCACACCCAAGCCCCAGGCAGCCGCTCGGCCCATGATGCAGGCCCGACCTGCTGCAGCCCTGATGGCAGACAAAGGCATCAGCATGGTGGTGGGCACAGTGGGCAGCAGCAGTGCAGGGAGCAACATCATTAGCAGGAGTAATAGTTGTAAAAGCAGGGGAGGGGATACTAGTAGTTCTAGCAGTAGCCAAGCTGGTGCCATCAACCTTAGTCTTGGAAGCAGTAATCATAGTAATGCTAAGGTGAGCAGCATCAGTGGTAAACACGGTAGCGCTAACGCAGACTCCAGTGACAGCAGCCATGTGAGTGCTAAAAGCACTAATGTCGGCAAAGCTAACGACACCAGCGTTGAGCAGAGCGACAGCAAAGTAACCACGAAAGGCAAAGCTGTTAACAGCGACAGCAAAACGGGAAGTGATGGACAGAAGAGTAAGGATACCAATGGTACCAGCAACCCAACTAGCACAAGCACAGAAGATGTCGATCTCTGTGCCAGAGAATCTCCAACCATCAAAGTGGAGGAGGCTTCATCCCCTGCTTCCAAATCGTCCTCTCCCTCTCCTGCAGCTCCTCCCGGCGGCACGCTGGGCTCTCGGACACCCGTCAACGCATTCCTGGACCCCAGTTTTTACAAGGGCAAGAAGTCTCAGGAGCAGCTCAACGCCCTGAAGGACAGTTTTCAGGGGAGCCAGTTTCCCGACCAGGAGGAGGTGGACCGCCTCATTGCACTGACTGGTCTCACGGTGCGAGAGGTCCGCAAGTGGTTCAGTGACCGGCGCTACCACTTCCGCAACCAGAAAGGCACACGTTCCGGCACAGGAGGGCAGAATAAGCCCAGCCCTGCCTCTGGTGCAGGGAGCAGTTCAAGTACACCTGTGAGCAGCGCCGTCACTGGCAGTTCCTCCCCTGTGGATCTGTCAGAAAGTCGCAGCAACTCTGTCGCTAAAACGGCCCAGCACAGCTCCCCTAATGCCCCCCTGAGCCCATCTGCAACACAGACTCCCACCTCTCCCACCACACCCTCTCGCCGATTTCCCAGACCACCCTCACCGGATTTCACAGCCATCCGGTACAAGGAGCGAGAACCCCACCAG GTTAAGGCCCTTGAGACCAGCTTTGCCCAGAACACTGACCCATCAGGAGAGGAAGTGGACAGACTGCGATCTGAGACCAAGATGACCAGACGGGAGATTCATGGGTGGTTTgctgagaggaggaagagagtcgcagtggagaaaaagaaagaggaggCAGAGCAGGTGTTGAAAGATGacgaggaggagatggaggttGATGGAGAACAGAGACAGAGGGATGATGGTTCCGGAGAACCAAAAGTCAACCCTATTAAGATAAATCTGAAGATGCTGAAGGTGACGGAGGCCAGTGGCAAACCAGAGGGCGAAGGGTTGGATAATGTCACTGCATCGCCTCAATCCAGTAGCACACCTGCTTCCTCCCTGGGCCCCAACTTGAGCTCCTCCTCCAAACCGCCCCAGACCTCTACCCCAGCACCAAAAACATCCCATTCTCCCAAACCCACAACTGTCCGAGGCAAGAAGACCGCAGAGCAGCTGCACCTGCTCAAACAAGTCTACGCTCGGACCCAGTGGCCCAGCGCCTCTCAGTATGACGAACTGATCTCAGGCAGTGGGCTGCCCAGACCGGAGGTGGTGCGCTGGTTTGGCGACTGTCGTTACGTGCAGAAGAACGGGCAGCTGAAATGGCTGGAGGAGTACCAGAACATGGCTCTGGAGgaggaactgaagcaggagaCCACAGAGATCCTCCAGGCCCACCTCGACCTCCATGGCATGCTGGAAGAGACGCAG CTGCAGGAGCTGGCTGAGACGAGCAGTTTGACGACGGACCTGGTGCGCCATTGGTTTTCTACCAGGGCGAATCAGCCCGAGAGCAAACCGGCAGCTGCTCACACGACAGGAACGGGACCAGTTATACCAGGAGTGGCAGCAGCAGAGCTACCGACGACTGGATCCTCCCCTCTGGAGCCACAGCCAGGAGGCGGGACGGAGGAGAAAATGGAGCAGTCAGTGTGTGGTGTTGCAACAGAGGCAGAGGAGGCCAACACTGACAGCACTGCAGATACTACTAAAG GAACTGATTGA
- the rab5if gene encoding GEL complex subunit OPTI — translation MQLASAAEPKPAKVRLQNCSHKFGKGKSRMASSSKRKEESHLLNGGVKQSTWSKTFCSNAVWEEKDEFLDVIYWIRQIIAVILGVIWGVAPLKGFLGIAIFCIINAGVLYVYFSSFQQIDEEEYGGTWELTKEGFMTSFALFLVVWVIFYTALHFD, via the exons ATGCAGCTGGCCAGCGCTGCTGAGCCAAAGCCCGCAAAGGTGAGGCTTCAGAACTGCTCGCACAAGTTTGGGAAAG GAAAGAGCAGAATGGCAAGCAGTTCAAAGCGGAAAGAAGAAAGTCATCTGCTGAATGGGGGAGTAAAACAGTCCACATGGAGCAAGACCTTCTGCAGTAATGCTGTTTGGGAAGAGAAG GACGAGTTTTTAGATGTGATTTACTGGATCCGACAAATTATTGCAGTTATCCTCGGTGTGATATGGGGTGTTGCACCGTTGAAAGGATTTCTGGGAATAGCCAT ATTCTGCATCATCAACGCTGGTGTCCTGTATGTATACTTCAGCAGCTTTCAGCAGATTGATGAAGAGGAGTATGGAGGCACGTGGGAGCTCACCAAAGAAGGCTTCATGACATCTTTTGCCCTGTTTCTG GTGGTGTGGGTAATCTTTTACACAGCTCTACATTTTGACTGA